The following DNA comes from Triticum aestivum cultivar Chinese Spring chromosome 3D, IWGSC CS RefSeq v2.1, whole genome shotgun sequence.
AAAATTGTGTGCCCCTCTTTCTGGCCACGTTTAGGATTTATCGAGCCACACGTGATAGCGGATGTTTAAGTATATGTAGATTGCCAAACCTTctccatcagttcagacttttggttATTCTGGTTGGTGCATGAAACTTAATAGTTCAAACATCGTAACTCAACCTATAACGAGTCTATTATGCACATTGGATGTTGTATTCTTTCTCTAAATCAATGTTGGCATTTCCATATTCTAAATTGATCGGATTAATGCATTGATTTCCTACAAGCCAGTGCTTACTTAATATTACGTATTTTGTGGAAAGACAAAAATACAGGCATTATAGCTGCAAATATAAACGGTTTGATACCTCTGGATGTGCCCGAATGTATGAATCAAGAGCTTCACCAGCTTCGGAAATTGCAATAACAAGCATCAATGCCATATGCTTGAGATTTTTCTCTGCCTTCAGCTGCTGCTTCTTTCCAACTCTGTTTTGAGTAATCTCCAAATCTATGGCTACAGCATCCTCTGTACATAGATTAGAGAGAATAGCAAACCCATCTGCCTTGCTATAGCCATCTGGCTTCAGACAAGATCCCATGCGGATCTTCTTTTGAGCTGCCAGGAGCAAAACTGctgtttcagcaagctttccatccTTTATGTATTTCCAGACCTCAACAACAAGATCATCTGTTCTTTCTGCAATCAGTCTGACTGTATCCAAGAAGATTTTCTGCAAAAACCACCAACATGGAACAATACTGACTATATTTGGCGTTATACGCAAGCAAGTAGTATCAAATAACTTGCATCAATGTTGCTGACGCCAAGCAAAAGCAAATTGAAACAGTCAAATTTGTTAACAGCAACTTGGAATCGCTACTTCATTATCTTGATTAAAAAATAAAATGGTTGTGACACATGGATTATACAAAATAGTAATACAGAGAAACTATATATTAGTGGTGACATATTAGAACTTTCATTTGTTATGCTGCAGTAGTAATTCATGTTGAGTTGGATCTGAGACAAACTATTATGGGTACACAGAATATGGATCTGCCAGAGATAATTGAACAAATAGTGGTAATATGCATCAACAGGAAAGTGAGACAAACCATTTCAGGTAAGCAAACCAGTTGAATGAGCCTGTAGACATAGTCAGTATTCTCTTTGTCGGGTAACAGGTTTTCCTCAAGAAACTTATGCCGGCAAGCATTCTCAACTGCAACATGTAGTGGGAGTAGGCCCTCGATGACTTCAGGGCCAGATGTGCGCAAATTGGCCGACGCGCCATAGTGGAAGAGCAGCTTGATCATGTCAGCAGAGAACATTTCAGCAGCTTGGTGGAGGGGAAAGTACCCACGTGAGTTCATGTAGTTGGGATTGGCGCGGTGCCCATTGAGCTCAGGGGCCTTGCCCTCCAAGGCAACTTTCGCACATCGCAGGGCATTTTGCACGATCATCTGATTGAAGGTCGGTGGCGTCATGACGAAACCCCAAGCCAATCCCACTGAGTCATGCTTGAATAAGTTGAGAAAAAGCCTGACACTATCCTTTTCCAGGATGGGCACCAAGCGGGGTAATTTGTTGACGAAGGCATCATTCATTGACTAGATGTATACATGCAAAAATGAGAAGGGTGAAAAGGTAATCAATTATTCAATCAACAAAGCATAACATGAGAAACAGAAGACATGCTGCAATGCATGGCCATCTACTGTACAAGGTGCTTaaagaggtgcttagagaaataagcAGGTTTTGATTAGACAACAGATCGGCAGGTCAATCAAATTATAGTAACAAAGACAGCAAATAACCTGAGGAGTACGGTCTGGGACGATTGTCTGGGTTGCTCTGGAGACAGCAAACAAAACATGTTTTTCCTGCAACACCTGAGATAAAGCATGGAGAGGCATGAGTATGAAAAAGAAACAGGAGAGAGAAATATCATAAAGGTGGTTTAGTTACTGCACCTCCTTCATTAATTTGACATTGTCAGTCAAGTCTTTACAAGGACGAGGGGCACATCGATATGAAGGATTCCATGGATCGTTTTCTTCCATGCTTGATACATCCTTACCTTTACCATTATCTTCATCATAAGCAGATTCAGTTGCCTTGTGCATTATCTCCATTGGTGAAGAACAAGCGTGGGATTCCAGTTTCAGCGTTTATTTGCCTGAAAATAAGTGCAGCCTGTAACTACGATCCATGTTGTCTTATCTTGTTTAGTTACGTGTTTTTTATTTGAAGAATTTGCACTAGGCAATATGAGGCCAGAATACTGAATTTTCAACAGAAACCTCAAAGCTACACTTAGTGTGGAACTTTTATCATTTAGCAAAAAGACAAAAAGTTCGCTATAAAGAATATGACATTTGCAAAATAGGTACACAATTTCATACTCAAATATTGCGAACTTTGACCTATAATTGCTTCAATTTTACTATATCCTTGCTCCTACAAATAGTACCACCCAATTGAATTTAAAGTCAGTTCACAAAATGAAGCCTGATCGTATACTGTAATCGTTTTATACAATAATGGTGAATGCTGATGTTGAAGACCATGATGACAAAATGAGACCTT
Coding sequences within:
- the LOC123077786 gene encoding uncharacterized protein isoform X1, translated to MEIMHKATESAYDEDNGKGKDVSSMEENDPWNPSYRCAPRPCKDLTDNVKLMKEVLQEKHVLFAVSRATQTIVPDRTPQSMNDAFVNKLPRLVPILEKDSVRLFLNLFKHDSVGLAWGFVMTPPTFNQMIVQNALRCAKVALEGKAPELNGHRANPNYMNSRGYFPLHQAAEMFSADMIKLLFHYGASANLRTSGPEVIEGLLPLHVAVENACRHKFLEENLLPDKENTDYVYRLIQLVCLPEMKIFLDTVRLIAERTDDLVVEVWKYIKDGKLAETAVLLLAAQKKIRMGSCLKPDGYSKADGFAILSNLCTEDAVAIDLEITQNRVGKKQQLKAEKNLKHMALMLVIAISEAGEALDSYIRAHPEVPNAMQVAHVEVLKGVSSILKNHGFCPTGECINIENLRPYDQQSSRLSDEELPNKHGYATADKAARKKQPRGWKLEHARRSFIPCWKSVLSSTKLEAKASPFCPLIELKSMRETQEIWNKSAAERSSSVPTKNLGLLGRVPQLTSSYQSEGCSVLLH
- the LOC123077786 gene encoding uncharacterized protein isoform X3; translation: MEIMHKATESAYDEDNGKGKDVSSMEENDPWNPSYRCAPRPCKDLTDNVKLMKEVLQEKHVLFAVSRATQTIVPDRTPQSMNDAFVNKLPRLVPILEKDSVRLFLNLFKHDSVGLAWGFVMTPPTFNQMIVQNALRCAKVALEGKAPELNGHRANPNYMNSRGYFPLHQAAEMFSADMIKLLFHYGASANLRTSGPEVIEGLLPLHVAVENACRHKFLEENLLPDKENTDYVYRLIQLVCLPEMKIFLDTVRLIAERTDDLVVEVWKYIKDGKLAETAVLLLAAQKKIRMGSCLKPDGYSKADGFAILSNLCTEDAVAIDLEITQNRVGKKQQLKAEKNLKHMALMLVIAISEAGEALDSYIRAHPEVPNAMQVAHVEVLKGVSSILKNHGFCPTGECINIENLRPYDQQSSRLSDEELPNKHGYATADKDLSIGIS
- the LOC123077786 gene encoding uncharacterized protein isoform X2 yields the protein MEIMHKATESAYDEDNGKGKDVSSMEENDPWNPSYRCAPRPCKDLTDNVKLMKEVLQEKHVLFAVSRATQTIVPDRTPQSMNDAFVNKLPRLVPILEKDSVRLFLNLFKHDSVGLAWGFVMTPPTFNQMIVQNALRCAKVALEGKAPELNGHRANPNYMNSRGYFPLHQAAEMFSADMIKLLFHYGASANLRTSGPEVIEGLLPLHVAVENACRHKFLEENLLPDKENTDYVYRLIQLVCLPEMKIFLDTVRLIAERTDDLVVEVWKYIKDGKLAETAVLLLAAQKKIRMGSCLKPDGYSKADGFAILSNLCTEDAVAIDLEITQNRVGKKQQLKAEKNLKHMALMLVIAISEAGEALDSYIRAHPEVPNAMQVAHVEVLKGVSSILKNHGFCPTGECINIENLYFFYADHMINNHPGCPMKSCPTNMGMLQLIRICP